GTGTAGACCTGGTAACAGTTCTTTGTTCTGCTGCTCTTGGTTTACTTTGCGAGGTACGTTGTTTTACTTGCGGCATACTTCTGGTATTTGTATTGCTTTTAGTATATGTACGAGAATTATTGTTATTTGGTTTTTGAACAACCATATTTTTTCTTGTACGGCTTACATCATTTGTTCTAGAATTATTTTGTATTACAGTTCTATTAACGTTTTCTCTGGTTCTTTTGGTGTCATTGTTTTGATAATTATTATCTCTAGAAACTCTATTGTTATTAGAAATTCTATTGTTATTTGAGTTGTCATATCTATTATCAATTCTATTTACTGTTTTAGAACTTCTATTGGTATTACTATCATAACGTCTAGAATTGTTAGTATCTGAAAGCTCTCTTCTAGAAATTGCATTTCTGTTAATTTGGGTGACGTTTCTATCGCTTCTGTACGCAGTCGCATAACTTCTGTTTCTTTCAATCGTTTCACCACGTCTGCTGTAAATAGCAGTTCTTGGTCTGTAATTGTTGTGAAACGGTCTGTTGTACACGTAGCGTACCGGTTGGTAATACTGTCTGTATGGTCTGTTGTAAACGACACAATAATCGTATGCAGGAACACTGTAGTAACGATGCCAAGGTCTGTACACATAATGTCTATTATAAACATTTATATAACCTGTACAATGTGAAAAAACATTATAATTGTTATAGTGGACATATAAACCACCCACACGGGTAACATACCCACGGTTATTGTAGTTTATATTTACGTTTCCTACTTGGGAAACACGCCCGTAATAATCGTAATAAATAGGTGTGTTTTCTATTTGAATAATAGCACCATATTCGTCATATTGTACATAGGCATTATAATCGTATCCAGAGTTAAAACTGATATTTACATTTGGTGATCCAACAGAAACGTTTAAACGCGAATTGCCACGTAAAATATTAAAATCGAATTGCCCATCGGGGAACACTGAAAATTCGATACCATCCTCAACAAAAATGAAAGAGTTACCGTAACCTCTGTTGTAGATAGCATTTGTGTTTTCTGTATGAGTTGTGGTTGCATTAACGGTAAATCCCGTAAGGATTAAACCTGCTAACAAAAATATAAACCTTTTACTCACGACATTTAATCTGATTACGTGTTCGTGAAATTTATTTGAAATTTTCATAATTGTGAGTATTAATTGTGATACGTTTATGTAATTACAAACAGCGTGCCAAAAAACAACGTGTATATATAACTACCTGTAATTGAATATTATATTTTGAAATTTTAACAATCTATATAGAACCTCTAATCAAACGATCTTACTTATAAAAACAAAAATCCTGAACTTTAAAACTTTAAGTTCAGGATTTTCAACTAACTAAATGCCATTTAAGCTTTTAATCTAAATAATTCCCCGACGGCCCTGCCTCGGGGTGTCCAATTCACCTCTCCTTTGGAGGAGAGGTCAGAACTGCCCGAAAAGGCAGTTCTGGGTGAGGTAAAATACAAAATTTCGGTTTTTGACCCTGAGGTCAAAATGAAACAGGCGAAACCTGTACTGAGCCTAGTCGAAGTATACCTCTATGGCTCTGCCTCGAGGATAGTCTGTTTCAAGAAATTTTTTATTGCCATTTATTCTTTTTTTTTATTTTACCATGTTGCTTGTAATAGTAGAAATCGTCATCGTTATCACAATGTTGGTTGTTATGTGTCCAAGTATTATGGGTATCAATATGGTAATCATTAAAACGATTGTGTTGGTTTACAACCCCTCGAACTGAAACAATTTCTCCCCAATGGTTGTAGTTAACTCTTAAGCCACCAACTTGTGATAGGGTAGCGTTTCTCCCTCGGCTATAATCTATAAACACAGAGCCAACTCGGGTAATTTTTCCATATCTATCGTAGTTTAAATATACATTACCGATACTTCGTATGTTACCACTTCTATCACGGGAAATATAGGTGTTTCTTGGTGTCGATGACGTATAGTTAATGCTTACTCGTGGGTCATTGTAGGATGCATTAATTGTGTTTCGTCTAGAGTTAGAATTATAATAGTCATCATGATAATTGGCATTAAAATCGAAACTACCATCAGGAAATATTAAAAATTCTACGCCACGTTCTACAAACACTATAGGTTGCGCGTAGCGGTAGCGTTTTGTAACATCGATATCGTTTTCTTTGCTGTTTTTGCTTAAATCTGTTGCTGATGCAGTTGTTAATACCATTAATAAACCTGCAATTAAAAATACTGTTCTTTTCATATGTAAATATTTATTGTTTTTTATAGGTCATATGGACACGAGCGATAGCGAACTGGAGAAGCAATCGCTTTATTTTCATTGGAGTTTGGGTTTCCAAATGATGGCGATTTCATAATTCAAATATTTAATATTCTGCCTACTTTTAAGCGTTTCGGCTTTCGCAATTACTGTTCAAATTTTCAACATGTGTGCCAAAAAAAAAGTTTGAGCTTATTTAACAATTTTTTGTGCAAAAACGTAAATAATTTTAATTTTTAAAAAACTGAATAATAGATAGTTATGAAAATATTGAAGATTTGCATTTTTATTGAAAAAATATTTAATTTTATACAAACCAACTTTTTCAATGAGAAAAAAATATATCATTTGCGATAATTGTGAACAAAAATTTGAAGATAGATTTCAATTTTGCCCGCATTGTGGACAAAAATCGAACGAAAACCTAACCTTAAAGGTGCTGTTTTACAACACTATAAGTAATTATTTTTCGGTAGATGCCCGTTTTTTTAAAAGTTTTATACCACTCATGGTGAAACCTGGTTATTTGGCACAGCGTTTTATAGAGGGAAAGCGATTGCTGTATTTGCATCCCGCACAAATGTATTTGTTTATTTCAGTGGTATTTTTCTTTTTATTCTCTTTTATCAGTCGCAATCAAGTAGAAGAAATTGATAAAAATTTACAAAAATCAAACCCTGTTATGACCAACTCTGCTAACTATGATAACATATTGGACTCTTTAAAGATAAATGGAATAGACCAAAATATAAAAGACAAAAGTATTGCAGCAGATTTGAGTAGTAATGATTTAAAAGCGGGTTTGAGTTTTGATTTTAGTCAAAAGAAAGTAGATTCATTAATTAAAATTAATGCTCCAGACAAGGACATATACAGGGCTATGGGTATGAAAGATGATGCTGGAGCATTTAGCCGAAAAGTGTATTCACAAATGCTTAAATTTTATAAACAAAGAAATGGCGGCTCGATTTATCAAGCTTTTTTAGATACTATCCCAATTGCTATGTTTGTTTTGTTGCCAATCTTTGCATTTATTTTGAAATTATTATACTTTAAAACAGGAAGTTTTTCACATCATTTAGTATTTAGTTTTTATTTCTTTGCATTTATTTTTATGGTTTTTAGTTTAATGGTTTTAGTAGGTTTGGTGTGGAAAGCACCTTTTTGGTTAACTCTATTAATTTTGCTTACTACTTTTTTCTATTTAGTTTTAGCTGTAAAGCGTTTTTATAATCAAGGATACTTAGTTAGTTTGTTGAAAAGTGGAATTGCATCCTTAACTTTTTTAATGATTGTAATGCCATTGGCAGCTAGTATCTTGTTTGTTTTTGCATTTTTGTTTTATTGATTCTAATGAAAGTTTTTAAATCTAGACTATTAAATATTTTTCGTTTGTAGACGCTTTAATTTTACTAATTTGTTCTGGACTGCCCATTTAACTTCCTACTAGTTCTTATTTAGGTGCAATAATAAGGACCAAATTGGGTATACCAGCTAAAATGAATTTATTTCTTTTCAATTTTCACAAAAAAAAAGAAGTCGTCTAAAAAGTAATTTTAGACGACTTCTATCATTAATTGTATTTAAAAACGAATTATCTCGTCAATAATTTTACTGCTTTAGCACCTTCAAAGGTTTTAACAGTAGCAATCCAAATACCCGTTTTGAAATTAAAATCAGTATCCTCGTTTGTTTTAATTGTTTTAACCAAAGCACCAGTAATACTATAAATATTAACTTCGGTAGCAGATTTTACATTAGACACATAAATTCTATTTCCAATAGCTTTAACGTTAGAAGAAACAGCAGACGTTTCACCAACTTTGTCTATGCTTAAAGTAACATAATCAGGATTTACATATAAATTTGGCGGAACAGATTGCCCTGTTAATATGTAAGCAGCATTTCTCCAAAGGGTTAGCGCTTCAGAAGTAATATTGGCACCATCTCCTTTTATAATCGCTCCATAATTAAAAGAAAAAGCAATCATTCGAGAAGTAAGTGGAAGAATATCATCTGTGCCTGTTCCAAATTTGGTGCCTCCAGGAATATCATTAACTACAATGGCTTTATCAACAACGGTAACATTAGGGTTTGTACCTAATAAAGTTCCTGTTACTGAAAGATCTAATTCATTCAAAACATCAATGGAATTAGTACCTGTGCCACCATTATTGTCTGATGTTTCATTATAAAGCATAAAGTCATTTCCTATGTATGAGATTCCACTGAACAATGGATTGGCTTGATTTGCAGGATTTACTGTAAGCGTAGTTGCAGGTGAAATAGCCATAGTAGCATCAGCATCTGTAACAGCTCTACCACTTCTTAAAGCCCAAGATTTATTATAAATTACAGGGATTGAAAGATTTTTAATACCTAATGGTCCTGTGGGCTTATATATATTTGCGGTAGAAGTAAAAGTTTCTTGTGCAATAACCATGTCATACCCGGTAAGGTCAAGTCCTGTTCCGTCGTTATCTACTGTAAGCACAGTAATATTAAAATTAGGATCTGCATTAAACATTCTAACTATAGGGTCATTGGTATATGAAGATGCACCTTCCGCTTCTGTCCCAGCATAAGCCGAAGCCTGTACATAAGCTATCTCTTGTGGTATTTTCTGTAATAAATTAAAGTCTACTTGTATATAAGGTAAGTACATATCTGTACCTGCCCCATCGGCAATCACTTTAAAATTAAAATCTATACCACCAGCATTTCCATAATATTCAAAAGTAAAATCATCAGCACGTGCCCCATCAATATCTTGATTATATGTTACTGTGCTAGGTCCAGTAAGGCTTGTACCATCTACAACGCCAGCACGAGCACCATTATTAAAGTTTGGTGCGCTTACATTGTAGTCAAGAGTAGATTCGGGCATTAAAGGAACTGTAACTTTTCCTCCGCTAAGGGTTTTAATATGCACTTCACTTCCTACTTTTAATTGAAGCCCTAAAGTGGCATCATAAAAATTATCGCCACTATCTTCAATATAACGAACACTAACATAGTCTATTGAAGGACTTAAAATGTTGTCTCCATCACTTTTGAATCTTGACTGTGCTGAAGTGGTAGCATTTACAACATTTAACTCAGTAAAGCCATCAACATTTGATATACGAGATATACTTGCTAAAGGAGTGCCAGGGGTAGTAACATTGCCAAGGAATGAAGAAGCGTCCCCTCCTCTAAAATCATGATAATATGTAGCAGTAACCATTTCGTAAGCAGAAGCGCTAGGGTTAGCAACTAAACCACCTGGGTTTGCTAAGCCAGTAAGCATATAAGCGGCATTTCTCCAAATAGTTAAATATTGAGAGGTTATATTACCACCATCTTGTTTTACACTAGCGCCCCAAGAAAATGGTAATGCAATAGCATCATGGGCCAAAACACCAGTAGCATCGGTACCAAGATGTGTATTTGCAGGAAAATAATTAATACCAATAGCTTGGTCTGGGGTTGTAATTTCAGGAACTGTTGCCAACAAGGTGTTTGTAATTGGAGTAGCACCGTCGCTAGTTATTTCAACGCTGTTAGCAACATCTATTGATCTATTCCCGCCGGCTTGTCCATAATCATCTGAAGTCGTTAGGAACAATGGTATATCATCACCATTAGAAAGACCTAAACCTGTAAATAATGGGCTAGAAGCATCGACAACACTCATAGATAAATTTAATGTTTTTGTAACTGCGGCAGAAGCTGATGCAATTGTATTATTATTTCTAAAATGAAGCATTTTACTATAAATAATTGGTGCTTGAATATTTGCAGGTGTCAATGCTCCTCCTTCACTTGCCTTCATAAAATTATAAGTAGCTACGTTTTCTGTTACAATAATTAAATCAAAGCCAGTTTGGTCAATACCTGTCGCAACTGCCATTGAATTTCCAGCAGGAACTGTACCATTAAGTGCAACAACATATGAAGCTGGAGAACCAGCACCATTTTGTGCTATGATAGTAACCACATTAAAATTTGGATCAGCTTTTAGCATCCTTGAAACAGGATCATTGTAAAGCAGGGAAGATTTGGTAACAATACCATAACTAGTATCGGGAGCATTGGTGCCATAACCTGCACCGGCAACTTGGTTATCATTGTATATTTTAACACCTTCTGCTAAAATATATAAGACATTTTTTTGCGCCATCACCTGACTGGACGTCAATGCAAAAAGCAACGTAAATAGTAAATAAGTAATTTGTTTTTTCATAATTAATAGTTTAGTTATTTGAATTAAATTAACATAAAACCACACAGCATCGTGTGATATTGAGTGTAATATAGGGCAGTTATTAATAAATCAATAGCACTTTTGAACGGCGGTCGATTTTGTAAATGTTTTTCATTGTATAATATACAAAATCTATTAGTAAAAATTATGTATTTTATAAATAAAGTGGTGTAGAATGAATATTAAGAAAAAACAAAGTTATTTATGAAGTTTATCCTTTAAATACTTGGCAGTTTCAGAGGTTTTAACTACTATAATCTCTTCAGGAGTTCCTGCCGCAACTAAGCTTCCACCAGTTTCACCGCCTTTTGGACCTAAATCTATGATATAGTCGGCGCATTTAATAAGATCTATATTGTGTTCTACAACAATGATAGAATGTCCGTTTTCAATTAAAGCATTAAACGATTTTAATAATTTTTGAATATCATGAAAATGCAAACCCGTAGTTGGTTCGTCAAAAATAAAAAGCGCTTTGTCTTTATTATTGCCTTTTCCCAAAAAGGAAGCCAATTTAATACGCTGTGCTTCACCGCCAGAAAGGGTAGAAGAGCTTTGACCCAAAGTTACGTAACCTAAGCCAACATCTTGCAAGGGTTGTAATTTGGTTTTTATTTTAGGCTGCTTGTTGGTTTCAAAAAAAGCAATGGCGTCATCGATGGTTAAGTTTAAAACATCGTCAATGTTTTTATTGGCAAAAGTAACTTCCAATACTTCTTTTTTAAAGCGCTTGCCTTTGCAAGTTTCACATTCTAAATGCACATCTGCCATAAATTGCATTTCAATGGTTACTTCACCTTCTCCTTTACATGTCTCACAGCGTCCACCATCTACGTTAAATGAAAAATGCTTTGCTTGGTAGTTTCTTATGTTGCTTAGTTTTTGATTTGAGAACAGTGCTCGAATATCATCGTAAGCTTTAATATAAGTTACAGGGTTTGAACGTGACGACCTTCCAATGGGGTTTTGGTCTACAAATTCAATGTGTTTTATATTGCTGAAATTACCTTCCAATGAAGTAAACTGACCTGCTTTATCACTAAAATCGGTTAGTTTTTTTTGAAGTGCAGGAAACAATATTTTTTTAACCAAAGTACTTTTTCCACTTCCTGAAACACCCGTAATAACAGTAAGCATTCCTAAAGGAAAACGGACATCGATATTTTTTAAATTGTTTTCGCGGGCTCCAATAATGTCTATAAAGTATTTTGAAGTTCTACGTGTTTTAGGTACTTCAATCTTTAATGTTTCATTTAAATACTGCGCAGTTAACGAATTTGAAGCTAGTATTTCATCATAAGTACCGCAAGCTACCACATGGCCACCAAAAGTTCCTGCTTCGGGACCAATATCTATAATGTTATCGGCAGCTTTCATAATATCTTCATCATGCTCAACCACAATAACAGTGTTTCCTAAATCACGTAGTTGTTTTAAAACGACTATTAAACGCTCGGTGTCTTTGGGGTGTAAGCCAATACTAGGTTCATCCAAAATATACATAGAACCCACCAAACTACTGCCTAAAGAGGTTGAAAGATTAATACGCTGACTTTCACCACCGGAAAGTGTATTGGACTTTCTATTCAATGTTAAATAATCCAATCCTACATTGGCTAGAAAAGACAAACGACTATTAATTTCTTTTAATAGCCTATTTGCTATTTGTGTATCGTAATCGTTTAGTTCTAATTGTTTAAAGAAATTCGCTAATTTATCTAAGGGCATTTCAACTAAATCGGTAATCGTTGCACCTCCAACTTTAATATAATTAGCTTCAACCCGCAAGCGTTTCCCGTTGCACACTTTACATTTGGTTTTTCCGCGGTAGCGTGATAACATAACACGGTTTTGAATTTTATAGGCTTTGGCTTCCAATTCTGCAAAAAACGAATGTAATCCTTCAAAATATTGATTGCCATCCCAAATAAGTTGCTTTTGTGCATCACTTAATTGAAAATAGGGTTTGTGAATGGGAAAATCGAATTTATGGGAGTTATTAACCAATTGGTCTCTATACCAGCTCATACTTTCACCTCTCCACGGAAAAATAGCGTTTTCATAAACGGAAAGCCCCGTATTGGGAATCACCAAATCATCATCAATACCAATAATGTCACCGTAACCTTCACATTTTGGACAAGCTCCATATGGGTTATTGAAGCTGAACAAATGGATGTTTGGCTCTAAAAAGGTCATGCCGTCCATTTCAAATTTGTTACTGAACGAACGTTGTTTGTCGTTGCTTAAGGTTTCAATAAAGCATTCGCCTTTGCCCTCAAAAAAAGCTGTTTGAATGGCATCTGCTAGTCTATTTTGAAAATCTTCCTCATCTTTAATAATAACCCTATCAACAACTAATAAAATAGTATCTTTTTTGTTTAAGGAATTAGTTTCGTCAATTCTAACAACATGGCCATTTACTTTAATTCTGGCGTAACCTTGCTGTTGCAGCGCTTTTAATTTATCTTCCAGGCTGCGTCCTTTTTCTAAATGAATAGGAGCGAGGAGCAGTAGTTTTTCGCCTTCAGGAAATGTTTTTAAATAATTTAAAACATCTGAAACAGTATCTTTTTTTACTTCCAAACCTGAAACCGGTGAATAGGTTTTTCCAATTCTGGCGAATAGTAATTTTAGATAATCGTAAATTTCGGTAGAGGTTCCAACCGTTGAACGCGGATTGGTGGCGTTTACTTTTTGCTCTATAGCAATAGCAGGAGCAATGCCTTTAATATAATCGACTTTAGGCTTGTTCAATCGACCTAAAAATTGGCGTGCATAACTCGATAAGCTTTCAACATAGCGTCTTTGCCCTTCGGCATAAAGTGTGTCGAAGGCTAAACTCGATTTTCCTGAGCCCGACAATCCTGTAATGACCACTAATTTATTTCTAGGTATTACCACATCAATATTCTTTAAATTGTGCAGTTTGGCACCTTTTATAATGATGTTTTCTTTGGGGTTTACTTCAGAAATATTAGTAATCATCTGTTTATATTTATTGTTTTAATTTGGTCATGCTTCGACAAGCTTCACTTACTAACTTCGCTGCAAAATATATTTTGCATCTCGTTAATGCTCAGCACAGGCTTGGAACACCCTAAATAATCATCCTCGTGCGTGGGAATGCTATTCTCATAGGTGTTTTATATACTTTTACGGGAACAATTTTGCAAAGATACTACAAGTATAGCAAGCTAAGAAATACATAATACTTTAAATAAAAGTTAAAAAAATGCAATAAATTTTGTTTTTTTGGAATGATTATTGGTATATTTGACTCTATTAATCAATACTTTAATTAACTCTCGCCTATAGCTGAACATTACTTTTAAACTAATAACCCCAAGCAGAGAAGCCATTCTATGCCCAAAAAGTAATGATTATGCAACACGAACTTATACAAGATTCTACCTTAGTTAGTAATTATATTAAAGGAGACGAAAGTGCTTTAGAAATTCTTATTAATAGGCACAAACAAAAAATTTATAGTTTTATTTATTCAAAAGTTTATGATAGAGATGTCGCTGAAGATATTTTTCAGGACACTTTTATTAAAGTG
This genomic window from Mariniflexile sp. TRM1-10 contains:
- the uvrA gene encoding excinuclease ABC subunit UvrA gives rise to the protein MITNISEVNPKENIIIKGAKLHNLKNIDVVIPRNKLVVITGLSGSGKSSLAFDTLYAEGQRRYVESLSSYARQFLGRLNKPKVDYIKGIAPAIAIEQKVNATNPRSTVGTSTEIYDYLKLLFARIGKTYSPVSGLEVKKDTVSDVLNYLKTFPEGEKLLLLAPIHLEKGRSLEDKLKALQQQGYARIKVNGHVVRIDETNSLNKKDTILLVVDRVIIKDEEDFQNRLADAIQTAFFEGKGECFIETLSNDKQRSFSNKFEMDGMTFLEPNIHLFSFNNPYGACPKCEGYGDIIGIDDDLVIPNTGLSVYENAIFPWRGESMSWYRDQLVNNSHKFDFPIHKPYFQLSDAQKQLIWDGNQYFEGLHSFFAELEAKAYKIQNRVMLSRYRGKTKCKVCNGKRLRVEANYIKVGGATITDLVEMPLDKLANFFKQLELNDYDTQIANRLLKEINSRLSFLANVGLDYLTLNRKSNTLSGGESQRINLSTSLGSSLVGSMYILDEPSIGLHPKDTERLIVVLKQLRDLGNTVIVVEHDEDIMKAADNIIDIGPEAGTFGGHVVACGTYDEILASNSLTAQYLNETLKIEVPKTRRTSKYFIDIIGARENNLKNIDVRFPLGMLTVITGVSGSGKSTLVKKILFPALQKKLTDFSDKAGQFTSLEGNFSNIKHIEFVDQNPIGRSSRSNPVTYIKAYDDIRALFSNQKLSNIRNYQAKHFSFNVDGGRCETCKGEGEVTIEMQFMADVHLECETCKGKRFKKEVLEVTFANKNIDDVLNLTIDDAIAFFETNKQPKIKTKLQPLQDVGLGYVTLGQSSSTLSGGEAQRIKLASFLGKGNNKDKALFIFDEPTTGLHFHDIQKLLKSFNALIENGHSIIVVEHNIDLIKCADYIIDLGPKGGETGGSLVAAGTPEEIIVVKTSETAKYLKDKLHK
- a CDS encoding DUF3667 domain-containing protein; this encodes MRKKYIICDNCEQKFEDRFQFCPHCGQKSNENLTLKVLFYNTISNYFSVDARFFKSFIPLMVKPGYLAQRFIEGKRLLYLHPAQMYLFISVVFFFLFSFISRNQVEEIDKNLQKSNPVMTNSANYDNILDSLKINGIDQNIKDKSIAADLSSNDLKAGLSFDFSQKKVDSLIKINAPDKDIYRAMGMKDDAGAFSRKVYSQMLKFYKQRNGGSIYQAFLDTIPIAMFVLLPIFAFILKLLYFKTGSFSHHLVFSFYFFAFIFMVFSLMVLVGLVWKAPFWLTLLILLTTFFYLVLAVKRFYNQGYLVSLLKSGIASLTFLMIVMPLAASILFVFAFLFY